Part of the Paenibacillus sp. JNUCC32 genome is shown below.
CCTCTTGCTGAATTTGCAAAAAGATCGTTGTAATGCCTTCCCTGCCGCTAAAGGCTACAATCTCCTCCGTTTCACTTCGGATCAGACTTGCATCCCACAGCCAGGTAGCCTTGTTTTGATTCACCTTGCCTGACGGAAGAAGAAAAAGGATCAGCAGCAAAAGACAGATGCCGGCAGCCAAGATGATCCACTTCGCTTTTGCATCGATATGCCTCAGTCTTCTCGTCCATTTCATCAGATCAAGACAGCCTCGCCCGGCTCAGGCACATGCTGAACAGAATGGCCGATCTTGTAAATATGAGGCTCGGCATACGCTTTAAATGCATTCCGCGTGTCCAAGATCGGCACGCCGGCCGAAGCGATCGAATGATAATCCAGATTGCTGTGGTTCGTAATGAGGACGATGCAATCGTACCGGCTGAATTTCGCGAGATCATACTCCACGCTGCGAATCGTTTCGCCTTGCTTATCCACGAAACTGTTGGCATACGGATCGTAGTAATCCACATAAGCGCCGTTCTCCTTGAACTGTTCGTAAACTTCGAGGCCCGGGGATTCGCGCAAATCGCTGATGTCCGGTTTGTAGGCCATGCCTAACAACAGGATATTGGAGCGTTTGATCGATTTGGCATATTCATTCAGAATCGTCGCCGTTTTGTTGATCACGTAGTAAGGCATGTTGTCATTGGTGGATTGTGCCAGCTCAATGAATTTGCTGTAAAAGCGGAAGCCCTTGGCCTTCCACGATAAGTACATGGGATCCAGCGGGATGCAGTGGCCGCCGATGCCTGGCCCCGGATAGAACGGCATGAAACCGAACGGCTTGGTGGCCGCCGCATTGATCACTTCCCATACATCGATGCCCATACGGTCGCACATCATCGCCATCTCGTTGACGAAGGCGATATTCACGCTGCGGAACGTATTTTCCAGCAGCTTCGACATTTCCGCAACTTTCGGATTGCTGACAGGTACAACCGTCTCCACGTACTGTTTGTACAGCGCTTCGCCCAGCTTCAGGCAGGCATCCGTCGTTCCGCCGATCACCTTCGGCGTGTTCCGCGTATTAAAGCGGCTGTTGGACGGATCGACGCGCTCCGGCGAGAAGCACAGATAGAAGTTCTGGCCGACCTTGTAACCGAGCTTCTCGATCGGTTGTTGAATCAGTTCCTCCGTGGTTCCCGGATATGTCGTGCTCTCCAGCGTAATTAACAGATTAGGCTTCATGAAGCGTTTGAGCTGATCGACTACCATTGTAATGTAGGAAGTATCCGGGTCCTGATTCTCGCTAAGCGGCGTCGGCACGCAGATGCTGACCGCGTCAATGACGGCGATCATGCTGTAATCCGTTGTCGGCTTAAAGCGTCCGGTCTCCATGCATGCCGCAAGCTCTTCGGACGAGATGTCCGTAATGTAGGACTCGCCGCGGTAAATGCGGTCGATTTTGTCGGAATCCAGATCGATGCCGATGACCGTAAATCCTTGTTTCACCATTTCCACAGCCAGCGGCAAACCTACATAACCTAGTCCCACAACACCCAGTACAGCTTTCTTATTTTCAATGGCACTCAATAAAGTTTCATATTCCTCATTCACAAGTATTCAACCTCCATCGGATGTATAGTCTATTCGTCTATTTCTTTTGTTCGTCGGCCAAAAGACAGACTTGTTTGTTGAACTCTTTCCTTGCGATTAAAGAACCTCTTCAGCTCAACTAATCACGTATCAATCCTGAATCTCATCTAACTAAAAGCTTTAATAACCATGTGTTTAATGAAGGCAGCGTCGGATGCGGGCATCCAGCTCCACCGGCGAGAACGGTTTGGTTACGTAGTCATCGACCCCGTTTTGGAAACATTGGCTGATGGTTTGCTCTACCCGCTTCTCGGTTAACACGACAATTTTCGGCGGCTCCTTCACGTCCAGCTGCTGGATATGATGAATGAACGGCAGGCCGTCGATGCCATGCAGGTTCAGCTCGGTCAGGACAAGATCCGGCTCCCATTTCGGGATGAGCTCCAGTGCCTCCAAACCATCCACCGCTTCCAGCGTTTCGTAACCCTGCATGGCCAAGCGAATCTGTAAAAATTCCCTCACCGTGGCATCTTGGTCCACAATGAGAATGCGGTTTTGGCCGCTGTCCGCTTCCTCCTGCGTAAATATATGAATATCCGAAGAGGTGCTGAGCCTGGCGGTTTCCGCCATCTGCTTCAACGTCTGCCGAGGCGGCGCTTCCGTAAGCGCTGCAAGCGTAATACGCGGGTCCGCTTGCTCGAAACGGCCCTGCAGATGCTGCTTCAGGAGCAGTGCCTGATAATGGGCGGCATCCAGCGTGTAGCCAGGCAGGGTAACAGCCGATACGCCGGTATTGGCGTCGTGCAGAACCTCGCCGTTTACGCCGGTCAGCTGGTCCATAAAGCTCTGAACCTCCGCCAGCTCAGCCTCCGTCCCGGACGGATTGCCAGCACAGTACAGAAACAGCAATGCTGTTCCATTGGGATGTTCTCTCACTTCCTCCTCCACGCGGCCGTAAAAATCAACGGCCTGCACGCGTTGCAATGTTGCCGATTGAGACATAACAGTAAGTCCCACCTCTCTTTATATTTTGATGCTGCATTTGAACCGGGCCTTGAAGTCAAGCCGCCTCGTTCTTATCTTTCCAGCTCTGCCGGGTCATGGTGCCCCATGAATTGTTGTTTTGCAAATATTGAATATGTCCCTGTACTCTCCACAGCACGCCAAGCTGATGGTAACCCACAAACTTGAGCGCCGAGAAGAGGAGCATTTTCACCAGGTCGGACAATTTGGTATACCGGCGGAAGGCCATCTCCTCCAGGATGAGGGCTCCCACACTGAGCAGGTACCCGCTTAAAAAATTGACGAGCCCGAACACGACCAGCACATGCCAATTTGTCATATCCAGCAAAACATATCCAAGCAGAGCCAGAAGGCCCGTAATTCTGAAGTAAGGGTTTAGCGCTTCGAAAATAACGTTGTAGGGCATTGTCAACAAGCCCATGACTTTATATTTCGGATTGAACACCATATCCCGGTTCTCGATCATGTTCTTCAAGTTTCCGCGTCCCCAACGCTTGCGCTGATTGGACAAAATGTTGTAGCTGTCCGGCGCCTGCGTCCAGCACACCGCTTCCGGACAAAAGGAAACGCGGTATTTGATTTTATTTTCCAGCATATAGCGGTGCAGCTTGATAATGATGTTCATATCTTCGCCGGGGTAACCGCCGCGATAGCCGCCAACCGCAATGACATAGTCTTTCCGGAACAAACCGAAGGCCCCGGAGACGATGATGAGCCCGTTGAAATGGCTCCACCCGATTCGGCCCCCCAGAAAAGCTTTCAAATATTCGATCGATTGAAACATCGGCCACATCCGACGCGGCAAGGATACGTCCTTAACCTCACCGTTCTCGATCACGCAGCCATTGGCAATCCGGACGTCGCCGCCGATCGCCACCGTCTCCTCGGGATTCTCCATGTACATCCGGGCCATCCGGATCAGCGCATCCTTCTCCAGCAATGAATCCGCATCGATGGAAGAAATCAGCGGATAACGGGACAGGTTGATGCCCGCGTTCAAGGAATCCGCCTTACCGCCGTTCTCCTTGTCGATGAGGTATAGCTGCGGGTACTGCGGATTATAATAAATGCCCCGCACCTTGTTCGTGCTGATGTTGCCTCGGATCTCCGGATTGGGCAGCAGTGTCAAACCATACTCCTCAATCAGCACCTTCAGCGTTTCGTCGGAGGATCCGTCATTGATGACGATGACCTCGTAGGTTGGATAGTTCAGCGTCATGAGGCAGCGGACATTCTCCGCGATCGTCAGCTCTTCGTTATAGGCCGGGACCAGCAAGGATACCGATGGTACCAGTTCCGAGCCCGAAAGCGTATTGTATTTCGAATACGTCGCGCGTCTGAAAATATCCTTAATATTTCTGAAAGAAAACATCAGAATTACAAAATAAAGCGCGCTAACGATCATGACGTAATAAATCGCCACCATCCCGTAAGTGAGCAGGATATCTCTAAGCAGTGTAATCTCCTCCTACTCCTGCAACCGTGCCGATCCGTTTGTTCGTTTGAACGCCGAAATAACGATCGTACACCAGTTTTCTTTTATTAAATGCCACCATTTGCTCCACTTGCTCGTATTCGCCTTCGTTGGACATGATCCGTTCGATCCGGTACAGGGCCGTTTCCCTGGCTGGACCTTCTCCTGTAAGCGCGGCTTGGCACAAGGTCTCGAAGCCTTGTTCTCCCAACATGGCAAGACTCTCCGCGCTGTTGTTCCGCACATGCCAATTCTCGTCCTTCAGGGCTGAAGCCAGGAGCGGAATGCTGCCTGCGGCATGAAGCCGTCCGAGCGCTTTCGCCGCTGCCGCCCGCACTTCCCACTCATGATCATTCATGAGTGCCACAATAGTGTCATCCTTCAGGGCCGGGTTCGAGCCAAGATACAGCTTGACGGCCTCGGCACGCACGTCCTTCTCCTCGGATCCGACCAATCGGTCGAGTGCCGGCACGACGGCCGGAATGGCCTGTCCCCACATGGCAACAAGCGAAACCTTGACCAGTCCTGGATCGGGATCGTCCAGAAGCTTGCGCATGAGGCTGGCCGAATCCAGCCGGGTCTCCAGCAAAATATCGGCAGCCATATGGTGAATGGCTTTATCGTAAGACAGCAGCTTGGACAACATTTCCCGAATCTGCTGGGACGAAACCGCGCTCTTGGCAATTGCCCGGGCAATGATGATGGTCATCGGACCGTATTTCGTCCGGTTCATCAGCTGCTGGAGCTGGGGAACGGCCTCTTCCGCCCGCATCCCGCCGAGGCGGTAGACCGCTTCAATGCGGCGGTCTTTCCTCATGCTGGATAATGCCCGAATTTCCTGTTCCACAAACCCGGCGTCCCGGCACAAACGCAGGAGCTTCTCTCTGGCGTCACCTTTGAATTGCTCGATCCACTCCATAAACTTGGCTTGGATGACCCGGCGTTCGGCCGACGTCAATTTGCCTGGCGGCAGCTCCAGCGTGGTATCATCATGCAGATGACTCTGCACATACACAAAGTAATCATGGTGTTTTTCCGTAAATCGTTCCGTTTCTCTTTGTATGGCATTATGCTTGATCTTCATTTGGAACAACAGGATAATGCCGGCTGCAATCAGGCCGAGGCATACATAGACAAAAACGTATGCCATTTCTAAATTTGAAAACATCTCCGATGGCTCCTCCTTTTATTTAGCATCTGGCTGCCGCCCCGTTTCAGGGAGACGCGTGAATATTTCCTGCATATCGTAATAGCTTTGCTTCAAGCGTTCACTGTATTGGGTTGCTTCCCACAGCTCCCATGTATAAGGCTCGATGTCCTGCAGATTAATGGACTGCCCCGATCCTGAAGCTGGTTTGCCGGTGTTCTCGGATCTTTCCGTGATCCATGGAACCAGCCGGATACCGTCCGCCGTGGTCGTGCTGAACGTGCGCTTGTCTTGAAGCGGACCGTAGTCCAGCACCTGCAGCGAGCTCGGATCTCCGAATCCTAGAAGCATCCACGGAATCCTCATCTCGACGAAGCTGTCTTGATACTGCCATGCCGTAAGGGAGTTGAAATCCGGAGATTCCGGATCGCTGGTTCCCCGTTTCAGCGTCCCCACCGTCTCATCCACAAACGGATGGGAGAATCGGGTGTCCGGCGGATTCATCAGCAGGCTGATGGCCAGCTTCCAGGAATGGAACGAGCCGTCCGGTACGACGGGATCGTCCTTCGTTCCTTTGGCTTCCTCTCCCGGCAGCATCCAATAGCCTTCCTTGCCGTACAGCCGGCTGTGGAAATCGTAAGATGGCGCTATGGTTACCTGGGATTCGTCCTCTTGACCTACCTGAATCAACGTTTCCAAAGCCCCGCCGGTGAGCGTTCGTCCCGCCAGCTCTTTCTTCGGTATATCGCCGCCAGGGATGGTGTCCGCTCCGACGAAGAGTTTGGAACGTTTCGGATCAAATGCTTCGTCCAGCTCCATGCCGATATACAGATAAGCCTCGTCATGCGTCAACTTCATGTTCTTTACGCCCGGAGCCGTACCGGACCAGGTTTTGACTTCCCCTTCAGGAACCTTATCCCAGTCGGTCAAATCCCCGTCGATCGTAATTTGTTCCGCTTTACCCGGCTGCATCGCCAGAACGCCGAACATCTTTTCGTTGGTCAGCACATTCAACCAGAATGCCCGGCGGTCTGCCGGTATTTCAAAAGGCATCGTGTTCCATGTTTTCTTGAACCATTCGTCCTGCCACATGAACAAGATCGCTCCGGAATAGCCTTCGTCGTAAATATCCTGGGTCAGCGAGACATTTACTTCGCCTTGCTCCGCCTCGTCATGTCCTCCTTGATCCTTCCCTCCAGGACCGTGGTGGGAAATACCGATGGAGGAAGGCACGCCGTACTCGGTAACCATGATCGGCATATCCTCGAACTCTGCCTTCAATTTTCGCAAATAGGCTTTGTACGTGTTGTAGCCACCGTCCCCGTCGGGAAGGGTCTGCAATGTTTTGTCCGTCCGGAAAAAATCCGGATAGTACGGGTACACATGGTATGCCGCAAAATATCCCGCATCCCAGTTCACCGGTTCGACATGCCTTGCATCGACGGACACCAGGTCTTCTTCAAACAGCGGTTCCCCCGGATGCTCAAGCACATCCGTCGTGACCCAATTGGTAAATGTCATCGGATGCTGCCATCCGTACTTCTGCTCCTCGGCAGCCGTGTAGTCCAATAAAGATGCCAGCCAATTCTCGAAGGGACTTGCGTCCTTCGTCCCCGAGAAATAGGACCCCTTATACTGAGGGACACCCTTATGTACCTTGTTGGTGTTATCAACCATGGCTGGGTCCCATTCCGTACCCACATGCCAGGCCATGAGGTACTTGCCCGCATTGACCTTATACTTGCCGCTCGACTGCCCATGCTTGGGCTCAACGTTGATATCCCCGTAAACTGCAGCGACAGCCTTCGAGATCTCCGCTTTAAACGTTTGGACGATTTCTTCGTCATACGCATCCCGACGCTCGATTAGCTGCTCCTCCGGCGACCAGATGCCCTGCATGAAGTACAGGGGATCATCGCCTTTATCCCGGTTGTATTTCACCAGCGCGGAATAAAAGACCGGATTATGCACCGTGTAGACCCTAATGACGTTTGCTCCCATATCATCGATCTGTTTGAACCAGCGCAGATAATCTTCCTCGGTGGCCGGCAGCTCGCCGGGAAAGTGCCCGGGTACGGTTGCGCCCAGGTTCACGCCCTTGGCAAAAACCTCTTTCCAAACCTCTTCATCCTCATATACCAGAAAGGAGGTTCCCTCTGTTTTGAATTTCATTTTCACGCCGTCCGCATCCGCATACGTTTTTAATGACGGCCGTAGATATCCTAAGATTACAGCGGCACCGCAGAGAAGCACTATAGTGCAAAATGCTGCGACCACCCACCATTTTCGCCTGCTCATCGTCTTCGTTGCTCACCTGCCCTTTCTTTGACATGCTTGTTGCTGCACCGACATATGACGACTGAGCCATACTCGTCATTCTATAGCCGATGCGCTCCCGATACCATATTCCTTCTTTACCAACTTTTCCGATCTCGATAGTAGTCAAAAAGAAGTAAAACAAACTTCTTCCATAATTTTCCCCCGATAAATCAAATCGCTGCTCCTTCCTGCCTGTTCATTGACAACTTCACAGCCTGATGTTAGTTGTGTGAAACCAATGTGCATTTGCCCTGACAAGGCTGGAACCGAACGACTTCATCCCATCCGTGAGATACAGCGAGATTTACGAATATTTTCAGAAAATTTTCGCGAATCGTAATGTTAAACGCAAAAAAATTGCTAAAGTTCCGGTCATTTTTACATCATTATCCATAGTTATGACAAATTTGATACCAAAGTCGTATAAAAAAACGGCTGAGAACCGCATTCTGTAAAGGTTTGGCAATATTAACCTTTTATCCAAAATGAGAATAGAGTCCTGTACCGGGATTGTGTAATATTCTATAGATTTGATAACCAGGATCAAGTGGTAAGTATCGCCTATTTTTCGGGATTTCGGTTTGGATTTCCCCTCATTGCGTTATATAAATTAGTTTGGTTAATGTTCAAATCTGCGGTGCGACAACATAAATCAGACCCGGTCCATTGTCGGTCCGGGTCTGTTGTTGACGATATGAGATTGAAGAACTTGCCATGATTACCGTTTATTCATCAAAGAAAAAACTGCCTTCACCACCAAAAAGTCGGATATCTTCGTTCCTTTACCGCATTATTGACAAGCAGAGCCACCACCACGATCATGACCGATCCGACGAGCACAGGCGTGAACAGGAATGACCAGCCGCTGCCAGCCATAATAACGACCAAGGGGTCTGCGCCGGCGGGAGGATGGGTCGTCTTGGTCATTCCCATCAGGCTGATCGCGGCTCCCACCCCGATCGCCATGGCCCATATTCCGTCACCCAGGACCTCCAGCGCGACAAGTCCCGTAAGCGTGGAAATAAGATGCCCTCCGACCAGGTTTCTTGGTTGTGATAACGGCGCATCCCAGACTGCAAACGCCAGCACGCAGCTCGCCCCAAAGGGCGCCATGATCCATGGACTTCCTGCGAGCGAGGAGAGAAGGGCCAGTAAGCCAATCGAAACGGCACCCCCGATAAAGCCAACGGCGAGATTCATGGGACGAACGGTCAACGGACTTCTAGCCCCCCCTTTCATTTTCTGCAAATAAGAATCAGCTTGATCCTTCATATTAACCCTCCATATTCATAATTAACTAGTTATTTAGTTATATATAAAATAACGATTTAAAACTATACATGTCAATACCTTTGTTGTATATTTTCCGTTTATTGTGTAAAGTTAAATTACTAGTTGACTAGGAAAGAAGGTCTCGATATGGCGCACAAGCTCATGCTTCGAGTCGACCCGCACGCTCCCATGAATGTAAGCACGCAAGTCAAGGAACAGCTAAAGTGGCTGATTGGTATTGGACAGATCGAACCATTCGATATGCTGCCCCCGGCGGGCGCGCTCGCGGACAACCTCGGGCTGAACCGCAACACCGTAAACCTGGTGTACAACCAGTTGAAGGACGAGGGGATCGTCTCCATGCATAAAGGCAAAGGAACGCAGGTTCTGAACAACCCTCAGGTAGAAGAGCTTCGAAATCGCAGAAAGCTGATGCATGAGCTCGCAGAGCGAACGACGGAGGAGCTGGGCTCCCTTCATATCCCGGCGAGCGAGTTCTTTGCCGCATCCCTTGCCTATACGCTGCTGCAGGAGCCTGTCCTGAACGCAGAGCGGCGAATTCTGTTCATCGAATGTAAAGGGCATGATTTCCCCTTCTATCAGAAAGCGATTGAGGAAATTACGGGCGCGAAAGTCAAAACGGTGTTTCTGGAGGATTTGTTGGCGGGAGAACAAGCGCTGCTCAAAGCTTTCGACTATTCGAGCCTCATTGTCACGACGCTTAATCATGATTCCGAAGTCAAAGCCCTGTGCAGCAAATACGACAAAAAAGCTTTCGTTATTGGCGCGAATGCGGAAACGTCGGTCCTGCTTGATATTGCCCGGCTGACACCTGGCAGCCATCTCAGTTTTGTCTGCCTGGGGAAGGCAGGTGCGCAGTGGATGGCCGGCCGCGTTCAAGAAGCCGGTATCGATGGGGTCCGTGCCAGCCTGGCCGGTCTGGATCATCGGGAAGACCTGCTGCAGCGGATCGAGCAATCCGATCAGGTGTATGCCTCTGATGCCGTATATGAAGAGGTTCGATCGTTAGCTCCCGGCAAGGTGAAGCTGTTTCCCATGGCACTGGAGAAGAGCAGCGTGAACATGCTAAGAGACATGATCTGAGGCCCATAGGAAAAAACGCCCACTGTTTAAACAGGGGCGTTTTCACTTTGGAAAATATCCATGCATCCGCGACGGATGTCCCATACTTTGGCTGCCGACAGCCCTCAAACGAGGAGTCAGCTGCCGTTACCCATGACATCCGACCGCTGACCCAAGTGTCATTTCCGAGAATCCAGCAGGTCAAGCAGTCGATTTACACCGACCACCTGGAACAAGCAGATTAACGCATATGATTTCGAAACGTCAATTCGTAATTGGCAGCTTCGCAATAAAAAATGCTGCCTCACCCGTTCACGTGAGACAGCATGGTCTTTTAATGAAATGTTCGCAGCCCCTCAAACAAGCTTACCGGCAATCCGGTTCATGGTCGCTTCGTCCGAAACCACATACAGCCTCGCATCCCGCGGAATCGGCAAATCGAGCTTGCGGTTGATGCTGAGGTCACTGCGATCGGAGATCAGCGTCGCTCCTTGCCGCAGCAGATCCTGAAATGCATCCCCGTAGGTCTTCCATGCGGGGTTTAATGCCACTTCGTAAATATCGTCGCCGTGCTGGCGGCTGAGCAGCTGCATCAGCACATCCGAGTTTCCTTCCTGCAGCGCTGCCCGCACCGCCAATCGGGAAACGGCATCGTGCGAGAGGACAAACTCGTTTACTTGATTGTGGCGGAAATTCTGCACATGCTTCTCCTGCATGATCTCCACCGTGGTATGTACGTCCGGCGCTATCCGCTCGATGCTCGAAACAATCAGGAGCGACTTGCCGTCCACCAGCGCCGATTCGTCGATCCGGGCGTCCGCGAAGACAATGGCCGACTTGGCCTCCAGAATGTTGGCTCTCATCAGCACGTCATCCGATGCAGGATCGCCGCTTACAAAATGCACCTGTTCGAGATGCTCCACGGGATGCCGGCTGGAATCGTCGATGACCACGATCTCGGACTGCGGCGAATACGACAGAATCTCGTCGATCGCGGACATCGCTTTTTTGCTCCAATTGATAATGATGACATGGCCGCTGCCCTTAAAGTTCAACCTGCCCGCTCCTCTCTGCCGCTGCATGCTTCCAAACGATTCGATCACTTTACCGATCACTAAACTGAGCAGCCCGATACCGAAGATATAGATGAATATCGTTAATATCTTGCCCGGCACGGTAGCTGCATAATAATCGCCATAACCAACGGTGGCCATCGTGGTAAGCACCCAGTAAAGGGCGTTAAACCAATGGTGAAACGTTTCCGGCTCCAGCAGGAATGCCAGGGTCGAGCAAAGCACCACAAACAGCACCACGATCACGCTGATCGTTGTTTTACGCAGACGCATCATTTTCAAAGATAATCTCAGAAAAAAGTGCACGCTCCTGCTCCTCTCCCCATGGGTGCAAATCGGCCTAAATGATCAGGCTGCTGATCGCAAAGGCTGTGCCGATGAACACCATCGCCAGCAGGATGCCGATCGCTACGTTGCCCTTTTGCAGGTGCTCGGAAATTCGAAGACCCGGCGTCGCCAGCTCGAATACCCAATAGGCAACGATCAAGCATACATATCCAACGGCAAACCACAGTATCATATGCCATATCGATGAATTCGTATATGCCGATATGCCCAAAATAATGGCCGTTGCCATAAACTTGCCGCCGAATGCCAGACCAACCGCGACATTACCTTTCTTCAGCTCTTCCATGTCGTTAAACCGGGTCATCCAGCTGAAAATCAGCATGCCCAGCAATTGAAGCACGATAATGCAGATCACACTTATAACAATATTAATGACGACCGTCAATCCGCCCACCCCCGAAATTTTGCATAGGCCAAGTCGTAATCGGCGAAATCATGCACTTCCTCCAATACAACATCAACCGTGTCCTTCTTCTCCATTGCGGCATAACGCTTCTCGTCGATCGGCTGCTTGATCCGGTTGCCCGTCGGCAGCTCAACGACGGCAAAATGCCTGGTGTCTTTCTTGTACGTTGTTTTATATACCCCAACCAGCTTCACGTCGGTTTTGACGGTCACTTTCAGGTTGGCCAAATCCGATTCCGCGGTCT
Proteins encoded:
- a CDS encoding potassium channel family protein, producing the protein MHFFLRLSLKMMRLRKTTISVIVVLFVVLCSTLAFLLEPETFHHWFNALYWVLTTMATVGYGDYYAATVPGKILTIFIYIFGIGLLSLVIGKVIESFGSMQRQRGAGRLNFKGSGHVIIINWSKKAMSAIDEILSYSPQSEIVVIDDSSRHPVEHLEQVHFVSGDPASDDVLMRANILEAKSAIVFADARIDESALVDGKSLLIVSSIERIAPDVHTTVEIMQEKHVQNFRHNQVNEFVLSHDAVSRLAVRAALQEGNSDVLMQLLSRQHGDDIYEVALNPAWKTYGDAFQDLLRQGATLISDRSDLSINRKLDLPIPRDARLYVVSDEATMNRIAGKLV
- a CDS encoding glycosyltransferase family 2 protein; this encodes MIVSALYFVILMFSFRNIKDIFRRATYSKYNTLSGSELVPSVSLLVPAYNEELTIAENVRCLMTLNYPTYEVIVINDGSSDETLKVLIEEYGLTLLPNPEIRGNISTNKVRGIYYNPQYPQLYLIDKENGGKADSLNAGINLSRYPLISSIDADSLLEKDALIRMARMYMENPEETVAIGGDVRIANGCVIENGEVKDVSLPRRMWPMFQSIEYLKAFLGGRIGWSHFNGLIIVSGAFGLFRKDYVIAVGGYRGGYPGEDMNIIIKLHRYMLENKIKYRVSFCPEAVCWTQAPDSYNILSNQRKRWGRGNLKNMIENRDMVFNPKYKVMGLLTMPYNVIFEALNPYFRITGLLALLGYVLLDMTNWHVLVVFGLVNFLSGYLLSVGALILEEMAFRRYTKLSDLVKMLLFSALKFVGYHQLGVLWRVQGHIQYLQNNNSWGTMTRQSWKDKNEAA
- a CDS encoding HEAT repeat domain-containing protein, with protein sequence MFSNLEMAYVFVYVCLGLIAAGIILLFQMKIKHNAIQRETERFTEKHHDYFVYVQSHLHDDTTLELPPGKLTSAERRVIQAKFMEWIEQFKGDAREKLLRLCRDAGFVEQEIRALSSMRKDRRIEAVYRLGGMRAEEAVPQLQQLMNRTKYGPMTIIIARAIAKSAVSSQQIREMLSKLLSYDKAIHHMAADILLETRLDSASLMRKLLDDPDPGLVKVSLVAMWGQAIPAVVPALDRLVGSEEKDVRAEAVKLYLGSNPALKDDTIVALMNDHEWEVRAAAAKALGRLHAAGSIPLLASALKDENWHVRNNSAESLAMLGEQGFETLCQAALTGEGPARETALYRIERIMSNEGEYEQVEQMVAFNKRKLVYDRYFGVQTNKRIGTVAGVGGDYTA
- a CDS encoding nucleotide sugar dehydrogenase, giving the protein MNEEYETLLSAIENKKAVLGVVGLGYVGLPLAVEMVKQGFTVIGIDLDSDKIDRIYRGESYITDISSEELAACMETGRFKPTTDYSMIAVIDAVSICVPTPLSENQDPDTSYITMVVDQLKRFMKPNLLITLESTTYPGTTEELIQQPIEKLGYKVGQNFYLCFSPERVDPSNSRFNTRNTPKVIGGTTDACLKLGEALYKQYVETVVPVSNPKVAEMSKLLENTFRSVNIAFVNEMAMMCDRMGIDVWEVINAAATKPFGFMPFYPGPGIGGHCIPLDPMYLSWKAKGFRFYSKFIELAQSTNDNMPYYVINKTATILNEYAKSIKRSNILLLGMAYKPDISDLRESPGLEVYEQFKENGAYVDYYDPYANSFVDKQGETIRSVEYDLAKFSRYDCIVLITNHSNLDYHSIASAGVPILDTRNAFKAYAEPHIYKIGHSVQHVPEPGEAVLI
- a CDS encoding HPP family protein, which encodes MKDQADSYLQKMKGGARSPLTVRPMNLAVGFIGGAVSIGLLALLSSLAGSPWIMAPFGASCVLAFAVWDAPLSQPRNLVGGHLISTLTGLVALEVLGDGIWAMAIGVGAAISLMGMTKTTHPPAGADPLVVIMAGSGWSFLFTPVLVGSVMIVVVALLVNNAVKERRYPTFWW
- a CDS encoding response regulator transcription factor, encoding MSQSATLQRVQAVDFYGRVEEEVREHPNGTALLFLYCAGNPSGTEAELAEVQSFMDQLTGVNGEVLHDANTGVSAVTLPGYTLDAAHYQALLLKQHLQGRFEQADPRITLAALTEAPPRQTLKQMAETARLSTSSDIHIFTQEEADSGQNRILIVDQDATVREFLQIRLAMQGYETLEAVDGLEALELIPKWEPDLVLTELNLHGIDGLPFIHHIQQLDVKEPPKIVVLTEKRVEQTISQCFQNGVDDYVTKPFSPVELDARIRRCLH
- a CDS encoding GntR family transcriptional regulator; its protein translation is MAHKLMLRVDPHAPMNVSTQVKEQLKWLIGIGQIEPFDMLPPAGALADNLGLNRNTVNLVYNQLKDEGIVSMHKGKGTQVLNNPQVEELRNRRKLMHELAERTTEELGSLHIPASEFFAASLAYTLLQEPVLNAERRILFIECKGHDFPFYQKAIEEITGAKVKTVFLEDLLAGEQALLKAFDYSSLIVTTLNHDSEVKALCSKYDKKAFVIGANAETSVLLDIARLTPGSHLSFVCLGKAGAQWMAGRVQEAGIDGVRASLAGLDHREDLLQRIEQSDQVYASDAVYEEVRSLAPGKVKLFPMALEKSSVNMLRDMI
- a CDS encoding DUF350 domain-containing protein — its product is MTVVINIVISVICIIVLQLLGMLIFSWMTRFNDMEELKKGNVAVGLAFGGKFMATAIILGISAYTNSSIWHMILWFAVGYVCLIVAYWVFELATPGLRISEHLQKGNVAIGILLAMVFIGTAFAISSLII